A segment of the Sphingobacterium oryzagri genome:
CAAATGCGTTGAAAACAGCAACGGTAGAGACCGGTGTAGAAATCCGTGTGCCGTTGTTTATCAATCAGGGAGACAAAGTGAAAGTAGATACACGCACGGGCGATTATATCGAACGTGTAAAATAAGAGTTTAGGTTTAGGTTGATTATTCGGTCTTGTTAGCCTCCCAGGCGCAAGACCGTTTTCATTTATGAGCTATATGACAAAGGCAGCGCTTCGGGAAACCTACAAAAAGCTTCGTATGCTTCTGAAGAAGGAGGAAATCGCCGCGTATAATGCGTCGATTTTAGCGCAGTTGCAAGGCCGGGATTGGTCGGATATGAAATACGTCCACACGTTCTTGCCAATTGTGGCGCATAACGAGCCTGATATGTGGCAATTCATAGACTTTCTACGCCTTTATTTTCCTTCAAGCCATATCGTGGTGAGCCGTGCAAATGCAGCGAACTACGTGATGGATAATTTTTTGCTGACAGAAGGCGTCACGTTGAAGAAAAATGCCTGGGGTATCGTAGAGCCCGTAGATGGAGAAAAGATCGATGAAAAGCTATTAGATGCGGTTATTGTGCCCTTATTGATTGCTGATCAACATGGGAACCGCGTAGGCTATGGAAAAGGCTTTTACGACCGGTTTTTAGCGAAATGTCGGAAAGACTGCATTAAGATTGGTATTTCGTATTTCGAGCCCGTTGCTGGTATAATTGATGTTGGCCCCTTCGATATTCCTTTAGATACGTTAATCACGCCAGAAAAAACGCACGTTTTCGAAAGAGATTAAGACAACTTAATATCAGCTACGAATAAATGATTGCAAAAGCTAAAGAAGGTGTCTAAAAAGTGATTAAATTTTGTCATTGCGAGAAGGAGGAACGACGACGAAGCAATCTTATCAAATAAAAATGCAGATTGCTTCGTCATACTTCCTCGCCATGACGCATTTTGAAGTTAATCGATTGCTTTGGGACAGCCTCTTTAGTTTATGATGCCGAAAGAACGGTATACTATTTATAAAGTATGCGAAACTTGATGGTATTGTCGATTTGCTTTAATTGTTTGAGCAGATTCTTATCGTATGCCGAATGGATATCGGTAACAGCATAACCAATCT
Coding sequences within it:
- a CDS encoding 5-formyltetrahydrofolate cyclo-ligase — its product is MSYMTKAALRETYKKLRMLLKKEEIAAYNASILAQLQGRDWSDMKYVHTFLPIVAHNEPDMWQFIDFLRLYFPSSHIVVSRANAANYVMDNFLLTEGVTLKKNAWGIVEPVDGEKIDEKLLDAVIVPLLIADQHGNRVGYGKGFYDRFLAKCRKDCIKIGISYFEPVAGIIDVGPFDIPLDTLITPEKTHVFERD